From the Streptomyces sp. KMM 9044 genome, one window contains:
- a CDS encoding sulfite oxidase-like oxidoreductase: MSITRGFTGRPRVHNPGLPPGQYDAGDEWPVLSAEVTPDLAPADWALRIDGLVAEPRTWNWEQAHALPASVYEGAIHCVTGWSKFGVRFGGVSLDAFWEVARPHGAATHVVAYAHTGYTANLPLADLTGGRAWIACAYDGRPLAPEHGGPARLIVPHLYFWKSVKWIAGLRLLDHDEPGFWEGNGYHARGNPWEEQRYSGD; the protein is encoded by the coding sequence GTGAGCATCACCCGCGGCTTCACCGGCCGCCCCCGCGTGCACAATCCCGGCCTGCCGCCCGGTCAGTACGACGCGGGCGACGAATGGCCCGTCCTGTCCGCCGAGGTCACGCCCGACCTCGCGCCCGCCGACTGGGCGCTGCGGATCGACGGGCTGGTGGCAGAGCCCCGCACCTGGAACTGGGAGCAGGCCCACGCCCTGCCGGCCTCGGTGTACGAGGGCGCGATCCACTGTGTGACGGGCTGGTCGAAGTTCGGGGTGCGGTTCGGGGGCGTCTCCCTGGACGCCTTCTGGGAGGTGGCCCGGCCCCATGGGGCCGCCACACATGTGGTCGCCTACGCGCACACCGGCTACACGGCCAACCTGCCGCTCGCGGACCTGACCGGCGGGCGGGCCTGGATCGCCTGTGCGTACGACGGCCGGCCACTCGCACCGGAGCACGGCGGCCCGGCCCGGCTGATCGTGCCGCATCTGTACTTCTGGAAGAGCGTCAAGTGGATCGCGGGCCTGCGGCTCCTCGACCACGACGAGCCGGGGTTCTGGGAGGGCAACGGCTACCATGCGCGTGGCAATCCCTGGGAGGAACAGCGGTACTCCGGTGACTGA
- a CDS encoding NADPH-dependent 2,4-dienoyl-CoA reductase produces MSRYPHLLTPLDLGFTTLPNRVLMGSMHVGLEEAENGFTRLAEFYAARARGGVGLIVTGGIAPNDEGRVGEGGAKLTTDGEAERHRVITEAVHREGGRIALQILHVGRYAYHRDLVAPSPLKAPISPFTPRELTDADIERTIDDYAQTARLARQAGYDGVEIMGSEGYLINEFIAAQTNHRTDRWGGSYENRTRFPLEVVRRVREAVGEDFILIYRLSMLDLVPGGSTLDEVITLARAVEAAGATIINTGIGWHEARIPTIATSVPRGAYTWVTKRLMGEVSVPLVTTNRINTPELAEQLLTEGYADMVSMARPMLADPDFVAKAADGRPEAINTCIGCNQACLDHTFNLQITSCLVNPRACHETELVLSPTRRRKRVAVVGAGPAGLACAVSAAERGHDVTLFDAASEVGGQLNVARKVPGKQEFDETLRYYRTRLAELAVGVRLDTRVTAGDVAGHDEVVVATGVIPRVPDLPGVDHPSVLGYLDVLRDGAPVGDRVAVLGAGGIGFDVAEFLTDGGDKAHENPETYFRQWGVDMDHRTPGGLAVPERPAPPRTVHLLQRKTSKVGAGLGKTTGWIHRAELRHRGVTMVSGVRYDCIDDAGLHVTVDGESTVLEVDTIVLCTGQEPRRDLYEELVAAGRPVHLIGGADVAAELDAKRAIKQGTELAAAL; encoded by the coding sequence ATGAGCCGTTACCCGCACCTGCTGACCCCCCTCGACCTGGGCTTCACCACTCTGCCCAACCGGGTTCTCATGGGCTCCATGCACGTAGGCCTGGAGGAGGCCGAGAACGGCTTCACACGCCTGGCAGAGTTCTACGCAGCCCGCGCCCGCGGCGGTGTCGGCCTCATCGTCACCGGAGGCATCGCGCCCAATGACGAGGGGCGGGTCGGTGAGGGCGGCGCGAAGCTCACCACGGACGGGGAGGCGGAACGGCATCGAGTCATCACCGAGGCCGTGCACCGCGAGGGCGGACGCATCGCTCTGCAGATCCTGCACGTCGGCCGGTACGCCTACCACCGGGACCTGGTCGCCCCCAGCCCCCTCAAGGCGCCGATCAGTCCGTTCACACCCCGCGAACTGACCGACGCGGACATCGAGCGCACCATCGACGACTACGCCCAGACCGCCCGCCTCGCCCGGCAGGCCGGTTACGACGGAGTTGAGATCATGGGCTCCGAGGGCTACCTGATCAACGAGTTCATCGCCGCGCAGACCAACCACCGCACCGACCGCTGGGGCGGCTCGTACGAGAACCGGACGCGCTTCCCCCTCGAGGTCGTCCGCCGGGTGCGCGAGGCAGTCGGCGAGGACTTCATCCTCATCTACCGGCTCTCCATGCTGGACCTCGTCCCCGGCGGCTCGACCCTGGACGAGGTGATCACGCTGGCCAGGGCCGTCGAGGCGGCCGGTGCCACGATCATCAACACGGGCATCGGCTGGCACGAGGCCCGCATCCCCACCATCGCCACCTCCGTACCGCGCGGTGCCTACACCTGGGTGACCAAGCGGCTGATGGGCGAGGTCTCGGTCCCGCTCGTCACCACCAACCGGATCAACACCCCCGAACTCGCCGAGCAGTTGCTCACCGAGGGGTACGCCGACATGGTGTCGATGGCCCGCCCGATGCTCGCCGATCCCGACTTCGTGGCCAAGGCTGCGGACGGCCGGCCCGAGGCGATCAACACCTGCATCGGCTGCAACCAGGCCTGCCTGGACCACACCTTCAACCTCCAGATCACTTCCTGCCTGGTCAATCCGCGCGCCTGCCACGAGACCGAGTTGGTGCTGTCCCCGACCAGGCGCCGCAAGCGCGTCGCAGTCGTCGGCGCCGGACCGGCCGGCCTCGCGTGTGCCGTCAGCGCCGCCGAACGCGGCCACGACGTCACCCTCTTCGACGCCGCGAGCGAGGTCGGCGGTCAGCTCAACGTCGCCCGCAAGGTCCCCGGCAAGCAGGAGTTCGACGAGACCCTGCGCTACTACCGCACCAGGCTCGCCGAACTGGCCGTCGGCGTACGCCTGGACACCCGGGTCACGGCCGGCGACGTGGCAGGCCACGACGAGGTCGTCGTCGCCACCGGCGTCATCCCGCGCGTCCCCGACCTCCCCGGCGTCGACCACCCGAGCGTGCTCGGCTACCTCGACGTCCTGCGCGACGGCGCCCCCGTCGGCGACCGGGTCGCCGTCCTCGGTGCGGGCGGCATCGGCTTCGACGTCGCCGAGTTCCTCACCGACGGCGGTGACAAGGCGCACGAGAACCCCGAGACGTACTTCCGCCAGTGGGGCGTCGACATGGACCACCGCACGCCCGGCGGCCTCGCCGTGCCCGAGCGGCCCGCCCCGCCGCGCACCGTCCACCTGCTCCAGCGCAAGACCTCCAAGGTCGGCGCGGGCCTGGGCAAGACCACCGGCTGGATCCACCGCGCCGAACTGAGGCACCGCGGCGTCACCATGGTCTCCGGCGTGCGCTACGACTGTATCGACGACGCGGGACTGCACGTCACCGTCGACGGCGAGAGCACCGTCCTGGAGGTGGACACGATCGTCCTGTGCACCGGCCAGGAACCGCGCCGCGACCTGTACGAGGAACTGGTCGCCGCCGGCCGTCCCGTCCATCTGATCGGCGGCGCCGACGTGGCCGCCGAGCTGGACGCCAAGCGGGCCATCAAGCAGGGAACGGAGCTGGCGGCGGCTCTCTGA
- a CDS encoding SpoIIE family protein phosphatase — translation MSSSGSPLVEGDGDGAVPGPVRPSGLLDVLRVASVVLDPEGRIVLWSPQAEELFGYGAEEALGRYAARIMVHERYLDLVVKLFSDVMQTGRSWAGAFPIRRKDGSTRLVEFRNVRLTDDQGAVYALGLAVDQATVRRMEQDVALSTRIVAQSPIGLAVLDTDLRYVSVNPALERLNGVPVEEHLGRTVPEVLPQLDTGTVEATARQVLETGEPVVDQFMIGRTPADPDEDHAWSASLFRLENALGSVLGVALSVVDVTEQHRAGLEAERARRRLAVVADASARIGTTLDLERTARELAEVAVPELADVAAVALLDTVVLGRRSALGPAESAVIRALAVEGTGVGSGDALQAADQPGEVARYAPDRFVAECVRTALPVLVPQVKDEDLTRIARSPQAAELLGRAGVHSYLAVPLIAHGEVLGALDLKRAGNPLPFGEDDLLLARELAARAAVQIDNARWYQSARDAALTLQRSLLPSHPPVTGGLEVASRYQPAGATSEVGGDWFDVIPLDGGRKALVVGDVMGSGIPAAATMGRLRTATHTLASLGLDPAVLLEHLDRITGDLEDAIATCVYVVHDPRERQCLIANAGHLPPVRVRAGGTPELLDLPTGVPLGVGGVKFSTTVVELEPGDQLVLYTDGLVETRHHPLDERLDRLLTLLRGRPDHSLEEMCDLLLRTLHEPDNFDDVALLIARATLPGGPVSPGRSAASGGATV, via the coding sequence ATGAGTTCATCCGGGTCACCCCTGGTCGAGGGCGACGGAGACGGAGCGGTCCCCGGACCTGTCCGTCCCAGTGGGCTGCTCGACGTGCTGCGCGTGGCCTCGGTGGTGCTGGACCCCGAGGGCCGGATCGTGCTGTGGAGCCCTCAGGCCGAGGAACTGTTCGGGTACGGCGCCGAGGAGGCACTGGGTCGGTACGCCGCCCGGATCATGGTGCACGAGCGGTATCTGGATCTGGTCGTCAAGCTGTTCTCCGACGTCATGCAGACCGGGCGGAGCTGGGCCGGGGCGTTTCCCATCCGGCGCAAGGACGGCAGCACCCGGCTCGTGGAGTTCCGCAACGTGCGGCTGACCGACGACCAGGGTGCCGTCTACGCCCTCGGTCTCGCGGTCGACCAGGCAACCGTGCGCCGGATGGAGCAGGACGTGGCGCTGTCCACCCGGATCGTCGCCCAGTCCCCGATCGGGCTGGCTGTCCTGGACACCGACCTGCGCTACGTCTCGGTCAACCCGGCACTCGAACGGCTCAACGGCGTCCCGGTCGAGGAACACCTGGGCCGCACGGTCCCCGAGGTACTGCCGCAGCTGGACACCGGCACCGTCGAGGCCACCGCGAGGCAGGTCCTGGAGACGGGGGAGCCGGTCGTCGACCAGTTCATGATCGGCCGGACCCCGGCCGATCCCGACGAGGACCACGCCTGGTCCGCTTCCCTGTTCCGGCTGGAGAACGCGCTCGGCTCGGTGCTGGGCGTGGCCCTGTCGGTGGTGGACGTCACCGAGCAGCACCGGGCGGGCCTCGAGGCCGAGCGGGCCCGGCGCCGGCTCGCCGTCGTCGCCGACGCCTCGGCGCGGATCGGCACCACGCTCGACCTGGAGCGCACGGCGCGTGAGCTGGCCGAGGTGGCCGTACCGGAGCTGGCCGACGTGGCCGCCGTGGCCCTGCTGGACACGGTGGTCCTGGGCCGCCGCAGCGCCCTCGGTCCGGCCGAGTCGGCGGTGATCCGGGCACTGGCGGTAGAGGGCACGGGAGTCGGCTCGGGGGACGCCCTGCAAGCGGCCGACCAGCCGGGCGAGGTGGCCCGCTACGCCCCGGACCGGTTCGTCGCCGAGTGCGTACGCACCGCCCTGCCCGTGCTGGTGCCGCAGGTCAAGGATGAGGACCTGACCCGTATAGCCCGTTCCCCCCAGGCGGCCGAACTGCTGGGCCGGGCGGGTGTGCACTCGTATCTGGCCGTGCCGCTGATCGCGCACGGCGAGGTACTGGGCGCGCTCGACCTCAAGCGCGCCGGCAACCCGCTGCCGTTCGGCGAGGACGATCTGCTGCTGGCCCGGGAGCTGGCCGCCCGCGCGGCGGTGCAGATCGACAACGCCCGCTGGTACCAGAGCGCCCGCGACGCCGCACTCACCCTGCAGCGCAGCCTGCTGCCGAGCCACCCGCCCGTGACGGGCGGGCTCGAGGTCGCCTCCCGCTACCAGCCGGCGGGTGCCACCAGCGAGGTGGGCGGCGACTGGTTCGACGTGATCCCGCTGGACGGCGGCAGGAAGGCCCTCGTCGTGGGGGACGTGATGGGCAGCGGCATCCCGGCGGCGGCCACCATGGGGCGGCTGCGCACGGCGACGCATACGCTGGCCTCACTCGGTCTCGATCCCGCGGTGCTCCTGGAGCATCTCGACCGGATCACCGGCGATCTCGAAGACGCCATCGCCACCTGCGTCTACGTGGTCCACGACCCCCGTGAGCGGCAGTGCCTGATCGCCAACGCCGGGCATCTGCCGCCGGTGCGGGTCCGGGCCGGCGGTACCCCGGAACTGCTCGACCTGCCGACCGGGGTGCCGCTGGGGGTGGGCGGCGTCAAGTTCTCCACCACTGTCGTGGAACTCGAGCCCGGCGACCAGCTGGTTCTCTACACCGACGGTCTGGTCGAGACCCGGCACCACCCGCTGGACGAGCGCCTCGACCGCCTGCTCACGCTGCTGCGCGGCCGGCCCGACCACTCCCTCGAGGAGATGTGCGACCTGCTGCTGCGCACCCTGCACGAGCCCGACAACTTCGACGACGTGGCCCTGCTCATCGCCCGTGCCACCCTGCCCGGCGGTCCGGTCTCCCCCGGCCGTTCCGCCGCATCGGGCGGAGCTACGGTCTGA
- a CDS encoding FCD domain-containing protein — protein sequence MRGGGIEGEAQAVAAHHPAATPVMVEGGTNGEWFDVHERFHQALLDGCGNEQLLSAATTLRDAAAIYRHWAHPVGHDYGRNVAREHEEIRRAAADRDAGLAADLLARRIDRTAEALRAVAEDGEPGSGAVGPVSRESAVPGVSA from the coding sequence GTGCGTGGTGGAGGCATCGAGGGGGAGGCGCAGGCGGTCGCCGCCCACCACCCGGCCGCGACCCCGGTCATGGTCGAGGGCGGCACCAACGGGGAATGGTTCGACGTCCACGAGCGCTTCCACCAGGCGCTGCTCGACGGCTGTGGCAACGAGCAACTGCTCTCCGCGGCGACGACGCTCCGGGACGCGGCGGCCATTTACCGGCACTGGGCGCACCCTGTGGGGCACGACTACGGGCGAAACGTTGCTCGTGAGCATGAGGAGATCCGCAGGGCCGCGGCCGACAGGGATGCCGGCCTGGCCGCCGATCTCCTGGCCCGGCGCATCGACCGCACCGCCGAGGCGTTGCGGGCCGTCGCCGAGGACGGTGAGCCCGGCTCCGGGGCTGTCGGCCCGGTTTCGCGTGAGTCCGCGGTGCCAGGCGTCTCCGCGTAG
- the dhaL gene encoding dihydroxyacetone kinase subunit DhaL: protein MLDADFFRRWMAVTAASVDREAERLTALDSPIGDADHGSNLQRGFSAVRAALDKEPPATPGAVLTQAGRLLISTVGGASGPLYGTLLRRTGKALGDATEVSRQQLAEALGTGVDAVRQLGGAAPGDKTMIDALMPAVDALGDSFAAARAAAEEGAVATTPLRARKGRASYLGERSVGHQDPGAASSALLIAGLADASEAVEAGGLSGE from the coding sequence GTGCTCGATGCCGACTTTTTCCGCCGGTGGATGGCGGTGACCGCCGCCTCCGTCGACCGTGAGGCGGAGCGGCTCACCGCTCTCGACTCGCCCATCGGTGACGCCGACCACGGCAGCAACCTCCAGCGCGGGTTCAGTGCGGTGCGGGCCGCGCTGGACAAGGAGCCGCCCGCGACGCCCGGCGCCGTGCTCACCCAGGCCGGACGGCTGCTGATCTCGACGGTGGGCGGCGCCTCCGGACCCTTGTACGGGACGCTGCTGCGCCGCACCGGCAAGGCACTCGGCGACGCCACCGAGGTGAGCAGGCAGCAGCTGGCCGAGGCACTGGGCACCGGGGTGGACGCGGTGCGGCAGCTCGGAGGCGCGGCCCCGGGCGACAAGACGATGATCGACGCGCTGATGCCCGCGGTGGACGCGCTCGGCGACTCCTTCGCCGCGGCGCGGGCCGCCGCCGAGGAGGGTGCGGTGGCCACGACGCCGCTGCGGGCCCGCAAGGGCCGGGCCAGTTACCTGGGCGAGCGGAGCGTCGGACACCAGGATCCCGGGGCCGCCTCGTCGGCCCTGCTGATCGCGGGCCTCGCCGACGCCTCCGAGGCCGTCGAAGCCGGGGGACTCTCCGGTGAGTGA
- a CDS encoding permease, which yields MEKQEYVESRRGSAADVVRLVVRTLVYVVVGGGALIVIATVVPVLGPMLVIDLYTPPVAAWWTVFTAVVVQGIPFLLLGTLVSAAIGAFVSERVLSRLLPRNPALAVPVAGAAGVVLPGCECASVPVAGSLMRRGVAPAAALAFLLSAPAINPVVLVSTSIAFPGSPGMVPARFVASLATAVVMGWLWARFGREEWLRLAKTRTTTGVSGSRWQDFRAGLQHDFLHAGGFLVVGAAAAATFNIAVPLSVLDVFTGSEWLAVLLLAVLAVVLCVCSEADAFVAASLSGFSPTARLAFMVVGPMVDLKLLALQAGTFGRDFAVRFSAATWVVAVVSSVLVGWWLL from the coding sequence GTGGAGAAGCAGGAATACGTGGAGAGCCGGCGGGGCTCGGCTGCTGATGTGGTGCGTCTGGTCGTGCGCACCCTCGTGTACGTGGTGGTGGGCGGTGGTGCGCTCATCGTGATCGCCACGGTCGTCCCGGTTCTCGGGCCGATGCTCGTCATCGATCTCTACACCCCGCCGGTGGCCGCCTGGTGGACGGTGTTCACAGCGGTCGTCGTACAGGGGATCCCCTTCCTGCTGCTCGGCACGCTGGTCTCGGCGGCCATCGGGGCCTTCGTGTCCGAGCGGGTTCTCAGCCGGCTGCTGCCGCGCAATCCGGCGCTCGCCGTTCCCGTCGCGGGCGCCGCCGGTGTCGTACTGCCAGGGTGCGAGTGCGCGTCCGTGCCGGTGGCCGGGAGCCTGATGCGGCGCGGGGTGGCTCCGGCGGCCGCGCTCGCCTTTCTCCTGTCGGCGCCCGCCATCAACCCGGTGGTGCTGGTCTCCACCTCCATCGCCTTCCCCGGCAGCCCGGGCATGGTGCCGGCACGGTTCGTCGCGTCGCTCGCCACCGCCGTCGTCATGGGCTGGCTGTGGGCGCGGTTCGGGCGGGAGGAGTGGCTGCGACTGGCCAAGACACGTACGACGACCGGGGTGTCCGGGTCCCGGTGGCAGGATTTCCGGGCCGGGCTGCAGCACGATTTTCTGCACGCGGGCGGCTTCCTGGTCGTCGGGGCGGCGGCTGCGGCGACGTTCAACATCGCCGTACCCCTGTCGGTGCTGGACGTCTTCACCGGGTCGGAGTGGCTGGCGGTGCTGCTGCTGGCCGTCCTGGCGGTGGTCCTGTGCGTGTGCAGCGAGGCCGACGCGTTCGTGGCCGCTTCGCTGAGCGGGTTCTCGCCGACGGCGCGGCTGGCGTTCATGGTCGTCGGGCCGATGGTGGACCTGAAACTGCTGGCGTTGCAGGCGGGTACTTTCGGGCGGGACTTCGCGGTGCGGTTCTCGGCGGCCACATGGGTCGTCGCGGTAGTGAGCAGTGTGCTCGTGGGGTGGTGGCTGCTGTGA
- a CDS encoding putative protein N(5)-glutamine methyltransferase — translation MPSRSSRSSWASSSVSSSPVAPSPPAAPGSVVAALRAAGCVFAEAEAELIFAAASTPAHATGMVERRVRGLPLELVVGWAEFSGLRITVAPGVFVPRRRTEFLVAQALAQAPDASVVVDLCCGSGAVGVALADGLGTVELHVADIDPAAVRCARRNVADLGGLVHAGDLFDALPGTVRGRVDILAANVPYVPSDEIGLLPPEARDHEPRVALDGGADGLDVLRRVAAGAPEWLAPGGCLLVETGRRQAPAAVAAFTGAGLRTRLAVSEEEHAHVVIGVRP, via the coding sequence ATGCCGTCCCGTTCTTCCCGCTCCTCGTGGGCTTCCTCCTCGGTCTCTTCCTCTCCCGTCGCTCCGTCCCCGCCCGCCGCACCGGGCTCCGTCGTGGCCGCGCTGCGCGCCGCGGGCTGTGTCTTCGCCGAGGCCGAGGCCGAACTGATCTTCGCCGCCGCGTCCACCCCGGCCCACGCGACCGGGATGGTCGAGCGCAGGGTCCGCGGACTGCCCCTCGAACTCGTCGTCGGCTGGGCCGAGTTCAGCGGCCTGCGGATCACGGTGGCCCCCGGGGTCTTCGTCCCCCGACGCCGCACCGAGTTCCTCGTGGCGCAGGCCCTCGCGCAGGCACCCGACGCGTCCGTCGTCGTGGACCTGTGCTGCGGTTCGGGTGCCGTCGGCGTCGCCCTGGCCGACGGACTCGGCACGGTCGAGTTGCACGTCGCCGACATCGATCCGGCAGCCGTGCGCTGCGCCCGCCGCAATGTCGCGGACCTCGGCGGCCTGGTGCACGCCGGAGACCTGTTCGACGCGCTGCCCGGCACGGTGCGCGGCCGGGTCGACATCCTCGCGGCCAATGTGCCCTACGTACCCAGCGACGAGATCGGCCTGCTGCCCCCGGAGGCCCGTGACCACGAGCCGCGCGTCGCGCTCGACGGCGGTGCGGACGGGCTCGACGTGCTGCGCCGGGTGGCCGCCGGGGCCCCCGAGTGGCTGGCACCCGGCGGCTGCCTCCTGGTGGAGACCGGTCGCCGCCAGGCCCCCGCTGCCGTCGCCGCCTTCACCGGTGCCGGACTGCGGACCCGTCTGGCCGTCTCGGAGGAGGAGCACGCCCATGTCGTGATCGGCGTCAGACCGTAG
- the dhaK gene encoding dihydroxyacetone kinase subunit DhaK translates to MKMLINVPETVVADALKGMAAAHPELAVDVENRVIVRRDAPVAGKVGLVSGGGSGHEPLHGGFVGPGMLSAACPGEVFTSPVPDQMVRAATAVDSGAGVLFVVKNYTGDVLNFDMAAELAEDEGIQVAKVLVDDDVAVTDSLYTAGRRGTGATLFVEKIAGAAADEGQPLERVEALARQVNENSRSFGVALTAVTTPAKGSPTFDLPAGELELGIGIHGEPGRERRPMMTSGEIAEAAVDAILHDLTPRNPVLVLVNGMGATPLLELYGFNAEVQRVLGERGVPVVRVLVGNYVTSLDMAGASVTLCQVDEETLRLWDAPVKTPGLRWGM, encoded by the coding sequence GTGAAGATGCTCATCAACGTGCCGGAGACCGTAGTCGCTGATGCCTTGAAGGGGATGGCTGCGGCGCATCCCGAGCTTGCGGTGGATGTGGAGAACCGGGTGATCGTCCGGCGGGACGCTCCCGTGGCCGGGAAGGTGGGTCTGGTCTCCGGCGGAGGTTCCGGACACGAGCCGCTGCACGGCGGGTTCGTGGGGCCCGGGATGCTCTCGGCGGCCTGCCCCGGAGAGGTCTTCACCTCTCCCGTACCCGACCAGATGGTACGGGCGGCGACTGCCGTGGACAGCGGCGCCGGGGTGCTGTTCGTCGTGAAGAACTACACCGGTGACGTGCTCAACTTCGATATGGCCGCCGAGCTGGCCGAGGACGAGGGCATCCAGGTCGCGAAGGTACTGGTCGACGACGATGTCGCGGTGACCGACAGTCTCTACACCGCGGGCCGGCGCGGCACCGGTGCGACGTTGTTCGTGGAGAAGATCGCGGGCGCGGCGGCCGATGAGGGGCAGCCGCTGGAGCGGGTGGAGGCTCTCGCCCGGCAGGTCAATGAGAACTCCCGCAGTTTCGGCGTGGCCCTGACCGCTGTCACCACACCCGCCAAGGGCAGCCCCACCTTCGATCTGCCGGCGGGCGAGCTGGAGCTGGGCATCGGCATCCACGGCGAACCGGGCCGGGAACGACGGCCGATGATGACCTCGGGCGAGATCGCCGAGGCCGCCGTCGATGCGATCCTCCACGACCTCACACCGCGCAATCCGGTCCTGGTCCTGGTCAACGGCATGGGCGCGACCCCGCTGCTGGAGCTGTACGGCTTCAACGCCGAGGTGCAGCGGGTGCTCGGCGAGCGCGGTGTCCCCGTCGTACGGGTACTCGTGGGCAACTACGTGACGTCGCTCGACATGGCGGGGGCCTCGGTCACCCTGTGCCAGGTCGACGAGGAGACACTGCGGCTGTGGGACGCGCCGGTGAAGACCCCGGGACTGCGCTGGGGCATGTGA
- the dhaM gene encoding dihydroxyacetone kinase phosphoryl donor subunit DhaM, whose translation MSDGGKLVGIVLVSHSAQVAASVAEMAKDLAGAGRAVPVAPAGGTQDGGLGTSADLVAAAASSVDRGAGVAVLADLGSAVLTVKALLTEVDELPKDTRLVDAPFVEGAVAAVVTASTGADLAAVAASAEEAYTYRKT comes from the coding sequence GTGAGTGACGGCGGGAAACTGGTGGGCATCGTCCTGGTGTCGCACAGTGCTCAGGTGGCGGCGTCGGTGGCCGAGATGGCCAAGGACCTGGCGGGCGCCGGCAGGGCGGTGCCCGTGGCCCCCGCGGGCGGCACGCAGGACGGAGGTCTCGGTACGAGCGCCGACCTCGTCGCCGCCGCGGCCTCGTCCGTCGACCGCGGCGCCGGGGTCGCCGTCCTGGCCGACCTCGGCAGCGCGGTGCTCACCGTGAAGGCGCTGCTCACCGAGGTCGACGAACTGCCGAAGGACACCCGGCTGGTGGACGCGCCCTTCGTGGAGGGCGCGGTCGCCGCGGTGGTCACAGCCTCGACGGGAGCGGACCTCGCGGCGGTGGCGGCCTCGGCGGAGGAGGCGTACACCTACCGGAAGACCTGA
- a CDS encoding ferredoxin reductase — MPGRIGVSKQTASVWRTATLTGIRRETPRAATFRFAVPGWPGHVPGQHLLLRLTAEDGYVAQRHYSIASAPDDSGHVELTLDHVAGGEVSGWFHSVARPGDRVEVRGPLSGFFAWPGDRPALLVGAGSGVVPLMSMVRHHRARSLSLPLRLLVSARSPEELIYKGEFGAETLPVFTRSAPQDVAVGRMAAAHVAPILAEAPPGGWEAYVCGSNSFAEHASRLLVAAGQPVDRIRIERFG, encoded by the coding sequence GTGCCCGGGCGCATCGGGGTGAGCAAGCAGACGGCCTCGGTGTGGCGGACTGCGACACTGACCGGCATCCGTCGCGAGACCCCGCGCGCCGCGACCTTCCGCTTCGCCGTGCCGGGATGGCCGGGGCATGTGCCCGGTCAGCATCTGCTGCTGCGGCTGACCGCCGAGGACGGCTATGTGGCCCAGCGCCACTACTCGATCGCGTCCGCGCCGGACGACTCCGGGCACGTCGAGCTGACCCTGGACCATGTGGCGGGCGGCGAGGTGTCGGGCTGGTTCCACTCGGTGGCCCGGCCCGGCGACCGGGTCGAGGTGCGTGGTCCGCTGAGTGGCTTCTTCGCCTGGCCGGGCGACCGGCCCGCACTCCTGGTGGGTGCCGGCTCGGGCGTCGTCCCGCTGATGTCGATGGTGCGGCACCACAGGGCCCGGAGCCTGTCGCTGCCCCTGCGACTGCTGGTGTCGGCGCGCAGCCCCGAGGAGCTGATCTACAAGGGTGAGTTCGGCGCGGAGACCCTGCCGGTGTTCACCCGCAGCGCGCCACAGGACGTGGCCGTGGGACGTATGGCGGCCGCACATGTGGCGCCGATCCTGGCCGAAGCACCTCCGGGTGGGTGGGAGGCCTATGTGTGCGGCTCCAACTCCTTTGCCGAGCATGCCTCCAGGCTGCTCGTCGCGGCCGGACAGCCCGTGGACCGGATCCGTATCGAGCGCTTCGGCTGA
- a CDS encoding glycoside hydrolase family 75 protein yields MPVQSLALAVAGVAVLTPTMLHSTSSQVRSESPAAQQGGSVDAADLLAEVRDCTPVSRGKYRSDQGAPATIPVCGTDEAVFWKADMDIDCDGQPSTRCSSATDPYFSASTAFAQSDGRPLNSATLPFVVVPVPSALWDYRAHGVRGGSVVAVVYGDQVQYAVVGDTGPAGIIGEASYATAEALGIDPDPRSGGTPSGVTYIVFKDSRVTPIEDRKAAVAAGEELAQRFVDGG; encoded by the coding sequence ATACCTGTCCAGTCGCTCGCACTGGCCGTGGCCGGCGTCGCCGTGCTCACCCCCACGATGCTCCACAGCACCTCGTCGCAGGTCCGCTCGGAATCGCCGGCCGCGCAACAGGGGGGCTCCGTCGACGCCGCCGACCTCCTGGCCGAGGTGCGTGACTGCACCCCCGTCTCCCGAGGCAAGTACCGGAGCGACCAGGGTGCCCCCGCCACCATCCCGGTGTGCGGCACCGACGAGGCCGTGTTCTGGAAGGCCGACATGGACATCGACTGCGACGGACAGCCCAGCACCCGCTGCAGCTCGGCCACCGACCCGTACTTCTCCGCCTCCACGGCGTTCGCGCAGTCCGACGGCCGTCCGCTGAACTCCGCGACCCTCCCCTTCGTGGTGGTGCCGGTGCCGAGCGCGCTCTGGGACTACCGGGCGCACGGTGTCCGCGGCGGCTCGGTGGTGGCCGTCGTGTACGGCGACCAGGTGCAGTACGCGGTGGTCGGCGACACCGGCCCCGCCGGCATCATCGGTGAGGCGTCCTACGCGACCGCCGAGGCGCTCGGTATCGATCCCGACCCGCGGAGCGGCGGCACACCCTCCGGTGTCACCTACATCGTGTTCAAGGACAGCCGGGTGACTCCCATCGAGGACCGGAAGGCCGCGGTGGCGGCCGGGGAGGAACTGGCCCAGCGATTCGTGGACGGCGGCTGA